One Oncorhynchus kisutch isolate 150728-3 linkage group LG13, Okis_V2, whole genome shotgun sequence DNA window includes the following coding sequences:
- the rgs8 gene encoding regulator of G-protein signaling 8 isoform X2 encodes MLVFYSSRHLSITMKTRLACLSNKSDSYTDFTEFLPPAQDRTTRCLKLTKDEVIRWADSFDVLLSHKYGLAAFRAFLKTEFSDENIEFWMACEEYKKIKTPAKLVTKANKIYNEFIDVKAPREVNIDFRTREVTRQSLEEPTPSSLNEVQARVHSLMEKDSYPRFLRSQIYQDLLKTQYTHCQRNSV; translated from the exons ATGCTTGTATTCTATTCTTCCCGTCATTTGAGCATAACCATGAAGACCAGACTAGCCTGCCTGTCCAATAAGTCTGACTCCTACACCGACTTCACTGAGTTCCTGCCCCCTGCCCAAGACAGGACCACCAGATGCCTAAA GCTGACAAAAGACGAGGTCATTCGATGGGCAGATTCCTTCGATGTTCTTCTATCGCACAAGT ATGGCCTGGCTGCCTTCCGGGCTTTTCTCAAGACGGAGTTCAGCGACGAGAACATTGAGTTCTGGATGGCCTGCGAGGAATATAAAAAAATCAAGACTCCCGCTAAACTGGTGACCAAAGCCAACAAGATCTACAATGAGTTTATCGATGTCAAGGCTCCCAGAGAG GTAAACATAGACTTCCGTACACGGGAGGTGACGAGACAGAGCCTTGAGGAGCCCACTCCTTCCAGTCTGAACGAGGTCCAGGCCAGGGTCCACAGCCTCATGGAGAAAGACTCTTACCCACGCTTCCTCCGCTCCCAGATCTACCAGGACTTACTCAAAACGCAGTACACACACTGCCAACGGAACTCTGTCTGA
- the rgs8 gene encoding regulator of G-protein signaling 8 isoform X1 → MKTRLACLSNKSDSYTDFTEFLPPAQDRTTRCLKLTKDEVIRWADSFDVLLSHKYGLAAFRAFLKTEFSDENIEFWMACEEYKKIKTPAKLVTKANKIYNEFIDVKAPREVNIDFRTREVTRQSLEEPTPSSLNEVQARVHSLMEKDSYPRFLRSQIYQDLLKTQYTHCQRNSV, encoded by the exons ATGAAGACCAGACTAGCCTGCCTGTCCAATAAGTCTGACTCCTACACCGACTTCACTGAGTTCCTGCCCCCTGCCCAAGACAGGACCACCAGATGCCTAAA GCTGACAAAAGACGAGGTCATTCGATGGGCAGATTCCTTCGATGTTCTTCTATCGCACAAGT ATGGCCTGGCTGCCTTCCGGGCTTTTCTCAAGACGGAGTTCAGCGACGAGAACATTGAGTTCTGGATGGCCTGCGAGGAATATAAAAAAATCAAGACTCCCGCTAAACTGGTGACCAAAGCCAACAAGATCTACAATGAGTTTATCGATGTCAAGGCTCCCAGAGAG GTAAACATAGACTTCCGTACACGGGAGGTGACGAGACAGAGCCTTGAGGAGCCCACTCCTTCCAGTCTGAACGAGGTCCAGGCCAGGGTCCACAGCCTCATGGAGAAAGACTCTTACCCACGCTTCCTCCGCTCCCAGATCTACCAGGACTTACTCAAAACGCAGTACACACACTGCCAACGGAACTCTGTCTGA